One genomic segment of Desulfocapsa sulfexigens DSM 10523 includes these proteins:
- the ruvA gene encoding Holliday junction branch migration protein RuvA has protein sequence MIASLTGKIQYIGSDRCVIDVNGVGYEVFLSTEGLSRLPERGNEIFLHIHTSVREDAIVLFGFAERSEKEMFLVLKTVSGIGPKLALAILSGMRLDALSEAIATEDVKGLTTISGVGKKTAERICVELKDKVGDFRSAVSAAAGSAVTALGMTAVLTDALSALVNLGYPDSVAREAMTRVKKQLGDETFAAMKVEELIREGLRTLA, from the coding sequence ATGATCGCATCACTCACAGGAAAAATCCAATATATAGGTTCGGACAGATGTGTCATTGATGTTAATGGTGTTGGATATGAGGTCTTTCTCTCCACGGAGGGCCTGTCTCGTTTACCGGAAAGAGGAAATGAGATTTTCCTTCATATTCACACCAGTGTGCGGGAGGATGCCATTGTCCTTTTTGGTTTTGCTGAACGTTCTGAAAAAGAGATGTTTCTTGTCTTGAAAACAGTGTCCGGAATTGGCCCTAAACTTGCGCTCGCCATTCTTTCAGGAATGCGACTGGATGCCCTGAGTGAAGCTATTGCCACGGAGGATGTTAAGGGACTCACCACTATTTCAGGAGTTGGGAAGAAAACTGCGGAGCGAATCTGTGTGGAGTTGAAGGACAAGGTCGGAGATTTCCGTTCAGCTGTTTCAGCTGCAGCAGGTTCCGCGGTTACCGCACTGGGTATGACTGCAGTATTAACCGATGCCCTGTCAGCTCTTGTGAATCTTGGCTATCCCGATTCTGTGGCTCGAGAGGCGATGACAAGAGTGAAAAAACAACTTGGTGATGAAACCTTCGCAGCCATGAAGGTTGAAGAACTCATTCGAGAAGGACTGCGGACACTTGCATGA
- a CDS encoding SAM-dependent methyltransferase, whose translation MRTVKDFYYKKAKKEKYPARSVYKLEEALNKYKFIKRGDSVLDLGCCPGSWSLYASEVVGEKGIVVGVDLQEVVASPRAGGSEIIWIRESIMKPEMVEAVRKIRPAFRVLIADLAPRTTGNRWADHQQSMVLVRQTLALAAELLLPNGNYYCKAFQGEDYPEFVKEVGEQFQKVKTVKPKSSRVESREVFVLGMGFRGK comes from the coding sequence GTGCGTACGGTAAAAGATTTTTATTATAAGAAGGCCAAAAAAGAAAAATACCCGGCGAGATCCGTTTATAAACTTGAAGAAGCACTGAACAAATACAAGTTTATAAAACGTGGTGATTCTGTTCTGGATCTTGGCTGTTGTCCGGGAAGCTGGTCTCTTTACGCCTCTGAAGTAGTCGGGGAAAAAGGGATTGTGGTCGGCGTTGATCTGCAGGAGGTGGTTGCCTCCCCCCGTGCCGGTGGTTCAGAGATAATCTGGATACGAGAGAGTATTATGAAGCCGGAAATGGTCGAGGCGGTAAGGAAGATCAGGCCGGCATTCAGAGTGCTTATTGCTGACCTGGCACCACGCACTACAGGAAATCGATGGGCGGACCATCAACAGTCCATGGTTCTTGTTCGGCAAACTCTGGCCCTTGCAGCGGAGCTTCTTCTCCCCAACGGAAATTATTACTGTAAGGCATTCCAGGGAGAAGACTATCCGGAATTTGTCAAAGAAGTAGGCGAGCAGTTTCAGAAAGTAAAGACAGTCAAACCCAAGAGTTCCCGAGTAGAAAGCCGTGAAGTGTTTGTGCTGGGAATGGGGTTTCGAGGTAAATAA
- the ruvB gene encoding Holliday junction branch migration DNA helicase RuvB — translation MNFEEEIQANDRLVAPAPVKEELISHDHALRPKSLAEYVGQEQLCKSLDIFIRAAKARGEALDHVLFHGYPGLGKTTLSHIIANEMGAGIKMTSGPVIERQGDLAAILTSLQEGDVLFIDEIHRLNHAVEEILYPAMEDFQLDLIIGQGPGARSVKMDLPRFTLVGATTRTGLLTPPLRDRFGVILRLELYEPEELVRIILRSASILGMRVDANGALELGRRSRGTPRIANRLLRRVRDFAEVGKHATVTAKVADEALELLNVDRFGLDDMDRRIMLSIIDKFQGGPIGLETLATVVCEEKNTLEDVYEPFLIQSGFLARTPRGRMATMNAYEHFGRPLPNSMKRQPTLFDTGE, via the coding sequence ATGAACTTTGAAGAAGAAATACAGGCAAATGACAGGCTTGTAGCTCCTGCTCCAGTAAAGGAAGAACTTATCAGCCACGATCATGCGCTCAGGCCTAAAAGCCTTGCTGAATACGTAGGTCAGGAGCAGCTCTGCAAAAGTCTGGATATTTTTATCCGTGCTGCCAAGGCACGGGGTGAGGCTCTGGATCACGTTCTTTTTCATGGATACCCGGGCCTTGGAAAAACAACACTTTCTCATATAATTGCTAATGAGATGGGTGCCGGGATCAAGATGACTTCCGGACCTGTCATAGAGCGTCAGGGAGATCTCGCTGCCATTCTTACCAGTCTTCAGGAAGGTGATGTCCTTTTTATTGATGAAATTCATCGTTTAAATCATGCGGTTGAGGAGATTCTCTATCCTGCAATGGAAGATTTTCAGCTTGATCTTATTATCGGTCAGGGGCCGGGAGCCAGGTCAGTGAAAATGGATCTGCCCCGCTTTACTCTGGTCGGAGCAACTACCCGTACCGGCCTGTTGACCCCACCGCTACGTGATCGCTTTGGCGTTATCCTGCGCCTGGAACTCTACGAGCCGGAGGAGTTGGTTCGTATTATTCTGCGTTCCGCCTCCATTCTCGGTATGCGGGTGGATGCAAATGGCGCACTTGAGCTTGGCCGCAGGTCCCGGGGAACACCACGAATAGCGAATCGTTTACTGAGAAGGGTACGTGATTTCGCTGAAGTTGGAAAACATGCCACAGTGACTGCAAAGGTGGCTGATGAAGCCCTGGAACTGCTCAATGTGGACCGCTTTGGCCTTGATGATATGGACAGGCGTATTATGCTTTCAATTATCGATAAATTTCAGGGCGGTCCTATCGGTCTGGAAACACTGGCCACTGTAGTCTGCGAAGAAAAGAATACTCTTGAGGATGTATACGAACCCTTTCTTATACAGTCCGGATTTTTAGCAAGAACCCCGCGCGGACGCATGGCGACCATGAATGCCTATGAACATTTTGGCCGGCCTCTCCCCAACAGTATGAAACGCCAACCGACTCTCTTCGATACAGGAGAATAA
- a CDS encoding YebC/PmpR family DNA-binding transcriptional regulator, with protein MSGHSKWANIKHKKGAADAKRGKIFTRLIKEITVAARMGGGDPDGNPRLRSAIVTARAENMPKDNITRAIKKGTGELEGEVYDEILYEGYGPGGVAVLVECMTDNRNRTVADIRHYFAKSGGNLGESGCVAYMFDKKGMMLVDKTTISEEALMELAIEAGADDVVEEDDYFQIVTAPEDFDAVRDELEEGGVSFAEASLTMVPQTTIEVTEEKPARALLKLLDNIEGHDDVQNVHANFDIDDDLMEQLS; from the coding sequence ATGTCAGGACATTCTAAATGGGCAAATATTAAACACAAGAAAGGGGCGGCGGATGCCAAACGCGGGAAGATTTTCACCCGTCTCATCAAAGAGATAACAGTGGCTGCCAGAATGGGGGGCGGTGATCCCGATGGCAATCCACGTCTTCGCAGTGCCATTGTTACAGCTCGCGCTGAGAATATGCCCAAGGATAATATTACCCGTGCCATAAAAAAAGGAACAGGCGAACTCGAAGGTGAGGTGTACGACGAAATCCTCTACGAAGGATATGGTCCCGGTGGAGTTGCTGTCCTTGTTGAGTGCATGACCGATAATCGAAATCGAACGGTTGCTGATATTCGTCACTATTTTGCCAAGAGCGGCGGCAACTTGGGTGAATCAGGCTGCGTTGCGTATATGTTTGATAAAAAAGGCATGATGCTGGTGGATAAAACAACCATCAGTGAAGAGGCTCTGATGGAGCTGGCAATTGAGGCTGGCGCCGATGATGTTGTCGAGGAGGATGATTATTTTCAAATAGTTACTGCTCCTGAAGATTTTGATGCGGTTCGTGATGAGCTTGAGGAAGGAGGGGTTTCTTTTGCTGAGGCGTCCCTTACCATGGTCCCCCAGACCACCATCGAAGTGACCGAAGAAAAGCCGGCCAGGGCACTGCTGAAACTTCTCGATAACATCGAGGGGCACGATGATGTTCAGAATGTTCATGCCAATTTTGATATAGATGATGATCTTATGGAGCAGTTGTCATAG
- the ruvC gene encoding crossover junction endodeoxyribonuclease RuvC, translating into MESDPRIQRILGIDPGSRITGYGIVDAGYGKLVFVSCGVIKTTVGFPLSSRLNEIFEGINEVIQLHNPVVAAVEEVFMSTNAGSALKLGQARGAAVVAATQNGLGVNDYSAKKVKRAVVGYGQAEKGQMQRMIKVLLGLSAEPSSDAADALAVAICHANHQIL; encoded by the coding sequence ATAGAAAGTGATCCGCGTATTCAGCGTATTCTCGGGATTGATCCCGGTTCCCGGATAACCGGCTACGGCATTGTCGATGCTGGATACGGAAAGCTTGTCTTTGTCTCCTGCGGAGTGATTAAAACCACAGTGGGATTCCCGTTATCCAGCCGCCTGAATGAAATCTTCGAAGGGATTAACGAGGTAATCCAACTCCATAATCCGGTCGTGGCAGCCGTTGAGGAAGTTTTTATGTCCACTAATGCCGGGTCTGCCCTGAAGCTTGGTCAGGCACGGGGTGCCGCTGTGGTTGCGGCCACTCAGAATGGTCTTGGCGTGAATGACTACAGTGCCAAGAAGGTGAAACGAGCCGTGGTTGGATATGGTCAGGCGGAAAAAGGGCAGATGCAGCGAATGATAAAGGTTCTGCTCGGTTTGTCAGCAGAACCAAGTAGTGATGCCGCCGATGCCCTGGCTGTGGCGATTTGCCACGCCAACCACCAGATCCTGTAA